One genomic window of Aethina tumida isolate Nest 87 chromosome 3, icAetTumi1.1, whole genome shotgun sequence includes the following:
- the LOC109603126 gene encoding venom carboxylesterase-6-like isoform X1, with protein sequence MKQIIYSLLLFIAFCRANEHPEVETSLGKIRGLVRQSFGGRKYAVFEGIPFAKPPIGDLRFEDPQPIDGWKGTWDATVSHTCIQAARIMVETTMGEEDCLYLNVYVPLERLHEGENLDVIAYVHGGAFMIGSGSSYVSPDLLMDKDIVFVSFNYRLGILGFLSTGDGTVSGNLGLKDQVLALKWIQRHVKSFGGNPDSVTLAGLSAGAASVHLHYFSPLSKGLFHRAFSESGVALNPWVLQERPGEKTKKLASLVGCIEDKMKDIVECLKKRPATLLLSKLPEFYGYGGYPFSPFAPVVESVNEPNRFLPKHPMKSYVDKDLIDVPWLVSTTADEGLFPFYWLASEIDDLDEKWPDIAAYALDYNYTMAKSQWAKIGNKIKEYYLGPGVKISRDNLRQFAKVFSDRLFVNGAEDAARRQSKVNKSPVYYFVFSHESEPLNMFNIPGAGHGLSRYYMYGASDDKFTEEDKKLLPLMVNMLTAFVKTGKPEFPGVQWDPVRSSDITYVNIKGPTDIKLETQDELSPREFWSSLDILENEKVVLVKDEL encoded by the exons TTTGTAGGGCAAATGAGCATCCGGAAGTTGAGACTTCTTTGGGTAAAATTAGGGGACTTGTAAGACAATCTTTTGGTGGACGAAAGTATGCTGTGTTTGAAGGTATCCCCTTTGCAAAACCCCCAATCGgagatttaagatttgaa GACCCTCAACCAATTGATGGATGGAAAGGAACATGGGACGCAACTGTTTCTCACACTTGCATCCAAGCTGCAAGGATAATGGTTGAAACAACTATGG GAGAAGAAGATTGTTTGTACCTAAACGTCTACGTGCCTCTAGAAAGACTCCATGAAGGAGAAAACCTGGACGTAATCGCCTACGTCCACGGTGGAGCATTTATGATTGGCAGTGGTTCCTCCTACGTCTCCCCCGACTTGCTCATGGATAAAGACATAGTGTTcgtttcatttaattacagATTAGGAATATTAG GCTTTTTAAGCACCGGTGACGGAACAGTATCAGGCAACCTGGGACTCAAGGATCAAGTCCTGGCTCTAAAATGGATTCAACGCCACGTCAAAAGCTTCGGCGGCAACCCAGACTCCGTGACATTGGCCGGGCTGTCGGCGGGAGCCGCCAGCGTCCACCTCCACTACTTCTCCCCTCTATCCAAAGGGCTGTTCCATCGTGCCTTCTCCGAAAGCGGCGTCGCCTTGAACCCTTGGGTGCTGCAGGAGAGGCCCGGTGAAAAGACGAAGAAATTAGCCAGTTTGGTCGGGTGTATTGAAGATAAGATGAAGGATATTGTGGAGTGTTTGAAGAAGAGGCCCGCCACCTTGTTGCTTTCTAAACTTCCGGAGTTCTACGGTTACGGAGGGTATCCGTTTTCGCCCTTCGCCCCCGTCGTGGAGTCGGTCAACGAGCCCAACAGGTTCCTTCCGAAGCACCCCATGAAATCCTACGTTGACAAGGATTTAATTGACGTACCTTGGTTAGTTAGTACCACGGCTGATGAAGGACTGTTCCCTTTCTATT GGCTGGCGTCAGAAATTGATGACTTGGATGAGAAATGGCCTGACATTGCTGCCTACGCTttggattataattatacaatggCCAAGTCACAATGGGCCAAAAtaggaaacaaaattaaagaatattatctGGGACCTGGAGTCAAAATATCAAGAGACAACCTGAGACAATTTGCTAAA gtattcTCCGATAGATTATTTGTGAATGGAGCAGAAGACGCTGCAAGAAGACAGTCTAAAGTAAACAAATCTCCGGTTTATTACTTTGTTTTCAGCCATGAAAGTGAACCTTTGAATATGTTCAACATTCCCG gTGCGGGACACGGACTTAGCAGATATTACATGTATGGAGCGTCTGATGACAAGTTTACTGAAGAAGACAAAAAGCTCTTGCCCCTTATGGTGAACATGTTAACAGCATTCGTTAAAACAGG GAAACCTGAATTTCCAGGAGTTCAGTGGGATCCAGTAAGGAGTAGTGATATAACATACGTCAATATTAAGGGGCCAACTGATATTAAACTCGAAACTCAAGATGAATTATCACCTAGAGAATTCTGGAGTAGTTTGGACATCTTGGAAAATGAGAAAGTTGTTCTTGTCAAAGATGaattatag
- the LOC109603126 gene encoding venom carboxylesterase-6-like isoform X2 → MKQIICSLLLFIAFCRANEHPEVETSLGKIRGLVRQSFGGRKYAVFEGIPFAKPPIGDLRFEDPQPIDGWKGTWDATVSHTCIQAARIMVETTMGEEDCLYLNVYVPLERLHEGENLDVIAYVHGGAFMIGSGSSYVSPDLLMDKDIVFVSFNYRLGILGFLSTGDGTVSGNLGLKDQVLALKWIQRHVKSFGGNPDSVTLAGLSAGAASVHLHYFSPLSKGLFHRAFSESGVALNPWVLQERPGEKTKKLASLVGCIEDKMKDIVECLKKRPATLLLSKLPEFYGYGGYPFSPFAPVVESVNEPNRFLPKHPMKSYVDKDLIDVPWLVSTTADEGLFPFYWLASEIDDLDEKWPDIAAYALDYNYTMAKSQWAKIGNKIKEYYLGPGVKISRDNLRQFAKVFSDRLFVNGAEDAARRQSKVNKSPVYYFVFSHESEPLNMFNIPGAGHGLSRYYMYGASDDKFTEEDKKLLPLMVNMLTAFVKTGKPEFPGVQWDPVRSSDITYVNIKGPTDIKLETQDELSPREFWSSLDILENEKVVLVKDEL, encoded by the exons ATGAAGCAAATTATTTGctccttattattatttattgcgt TTTGTAGGGCAAATGAGCATCCGGAAGTTGAGACTTCTTTGGGTAAAATTAGGGGACTTGTAAGACAATCTTTTGGTGGACGAAAGTATGCTGTGTTTGAAGGTATCCCCTTTGCAAAACCCCCAATCGgagatttaagatttgaa GACCCTCAACCAATTGATGGATGGAAAGGAACATGGGACGCAACTGTTTCTCACACTTGCATCCAAGCTGCAAGGATAATGGTTGAAACAACTATGG GAGAAGAAGATTGTTTGTACCTAAACGTCTACGTGCCTCTAGAAAGACTCCATGAAGGAGAAAACCTGGACGTAATCGCCTACGTCCACGGTGGAGCATTTATGATTGGCAGTGGTTCCTCCTACGTCTCCCCCGACTTGCTCATGGATAAAGACATAGTGTTcgtttcatttaattacagATTAGGAATATTAG GCTTTTTAAGCACCGGTGACGGAACAGTATCAGGCAACCTGGGACTCAAGGATCAAGTCCTGGCTCTAAAATGGATTCAACGCCACGTCAAAAGCTTCGGCGGCAACCCAGACTCCGTGACATTGGCCGGGCTGTCGGCGGGAGCCGCCAGCGTCCACCTCCACTACTTCTCCCCTCTATCCAAAGGGCTGTTCCATCGTGCCTTCTCCGAAAGCGGCGTCGCCTTGAACCCTTGGGTGCTGCAGGAGAGGCCCGGTGAAAAGACGAAGAAATTAGCCAGTTTGGTCGGGTGTATTGAAGATAAGATGAAGGATATTGTGGAGTGTTTGAAGAAGAGGCCCGCCACCTTGTTGCTTTCTAAACTTCCGGAGTTCTACGGTTACGGAGGGTATCCGTTTTCGCCCTTCGCCCCCGTCGTGGAGTCGGTCAACGAGCCCAACAGGTTCCTTCCGAAGCACCCCATGAAATCCTACGTTGACAAGGATTTAATTGACGTACCTTGGTTAGTTAGTACCACGGCTGATGAAGGACTGTTCCCTTTCTATT GGCTGGCGTCAGAAATTGATGACTTGGATGAGAAATGGCCTGACATTGCTGCCTACGCTttggattataattatacaatggCCAAGTCACAATGGGCCAAAAtaggaaacaaaattaaagaatattatctGGGACCTGGAGTCAAAATATCAAGAGACAACCTGAGACAATTTGCTAAA gtattcTCCGATAGATTATTTGTGAATGGAGCAGAAGACGCTGCAAGAAGACAGTCTAAAGTAAACAAATCTCCGGTTTATTACTTTGTTTTCAGCCATGAAAGTGAACCTTTGAATATGTTCAACATTCCCG gTGCGGGACACGGACTTAGCAGATATTACATGTATGGAGCGTCTGATGACAAGTTTACTGAAGAAGACAAAAAGCTCTTGCCCCTTATGGTGAACATGTTAACAGCATTCGTTAAAACAGG GAAACCTGAATTTCCAGGAGTTCAGTGGGATCCAGTAAGGAGTAGTGATATAACATACGTCAATATTAAGGGGCCAACTGATATTAAACTCGAAACTCAAGATGAATTATCACCTAGAGAATTCTGGAGTAGTTTGGACATCTTGGAAAATGAGAAAGTTGTTCTTGTCAAAGATGaattatag
- the LOC109603117 gene encoding venom carboxylesterase-6-like, with protein sequence MLRVLCLLLPILIVWGKDVPVVKTSLGTIEGHIAKTVHGKDFYSFKGIPYAKPPIGDLRFKEAVPVEPWVGTWKANNSYTCLQYTHFPARPDSKIEGEEDCLYLNVFTPTLNPKANLDVLVYIHGGAFMFGSKNLQGPEILQGNDIVQVNMNYRLGPIGFLSTEDEVVPGNNGIKDQILALKWIKDNIKYFGGNPNSVTISGMSAGGASVHVHYLIPQSKGLFHRGISQSGTALNPWVFMEDPLEQAQKLATLVGCPTHTNEDLVNCLKTRPGRKILDAVVHFQPFLYNPFSPFGLVVDTWAKKPLFSDTPYNLIKNKKVHDVPWIVSYTAAEGLYPATEFYQKDEYLEEIDRNWNDIIPHVLHYNFTVDKHLQDEVSQKIRQTYLGDAALSKANFLSLVDIISDRLFKLDIGKTIELQSAAVKSDIYVYKFSYRGTYSVTEERSKSKENLGASHADDTCYVFKTYLDTLSTEEDRSISNVLVSAFVSFTKTGKPTISNVDWTPMPKNTSGKLNQLHIINPDKLVMETVDSIGNKEFWDTLPFEEHEGIGSNKKDEL encoded by the exons ATGTTACGAGTTTTATGTTTGTTATTGCCTATTTTAA TTGTGTGGGGCAAAGATGTACCCGTGGTTAAAACATCTTTAGGTACTATCGAAGGGCACATTGCCAAAACAGTACATGGAAAAGATTTCTACTCATTTAAAGGTATACCATACGCCAAACCACCCATTGGTGACCTAAGATTCAag GAGGCAGTACCGGTGGAGCCATGGGTGGGAACGTGGAAGGCGAACAACTCCTACACCTGTTTGCAATACACCCATTTCCCAGCAAGGCCTGATAGTAAAATCGAAGGGGAGGAAGACTGTTTGTACCTTAACGTCTTCACTCCAACTTTAAATCCAAAAGCCAACTTGGATGTGCTTGTTTACATTCACGGTGGGGCTTTCATGTTTGGAAGCAAGAACTTGCAAGGCCCGGAAATACTTCAGGGCAACGATATCGTTCAGGTCAATATGAATTACAGATTGGGCCCAATTG GTTTCTTAAGTACCGAAGACGAAGTAGTACCAGGAAATAACGGCATTAAAGACCAAATTTTGGCCCTAAAATGGATCAAagacaacattaaatatttcggGGGTAACCCCAACTCCGTTACCATATCAGGGATGTCTGCAGGTGGTGCAAGCGTCCACGTTCACTACTTGATTCCTCAGAGCAAAG GGTTGTTCCACAGAGGTATATCCCAAAGTGGCACCGCCTTGAATCCGTGGGTGTTCATGGAAGATCCCCTTGAACAAGCACAAAAGTTGGCCACTTTGGTTGGATGCCCAACTCATACCAACGAAGACCTTGTGAATTGCTTGAAGACGAGGCCCGGCAGGAAAATCTTGGACGCAGTGGTTCACTTCCAG ccATTCTTGTACAACCCATTTTCACCCTTCGGACTGGTGGTGGATACTTGGGCAAAGAAACCTTTGTTTAGTGATACtccttataatttaattaaaaataagaaggTGCATGATGTGCCATGGATTGTCTCGTATACTGCTGCAGAAGGACTTTACCCCGCTACAG aattttacCAAAAAGACGAGTATTTGGAAGAGATCGACAGAAATTGGAATGACATAATACCTCACGTGCTTCATTATAATTTCACTGTTGACAAACATCTGCAAGATGAGGTCAGCCAAAAGATCAGACAAACTTATTTGGGAGATGCAGCTTTGTCAAAAGCAAATTTTCTGTCGTTAGtagat ATCATAAGCGACAGATTATTTAAGCTGGACATTGGAAAAACTATAGAGTTACAATCTGCGGCGGTCAAATCTGATATTTATGTCTACAAATTCAGTTACAGAGGTACTTATAGTGTGACAGAGGAAAGatctaaatctaaagaaaaccTTG GGGCATCACATGCTGATGACACTTGTTACGTCTTTAAGACTTACTTGGACACCCTCAGCACTGAAGAAGACAGAAGTATAAGCAACGTATTAGTCTCTGCTTTCGTATCTTTTACTAAAACAGG AAAACCAACCATTTCTAACGTTGACTGGACACCAATGCCGAAAAATACGTCAGGAAAGCTGAACCAACTGCACATAATCAATCCAGATAAATTGGTCATGGAAACAGTTGATTCTATAGGAAACAAGGAATTCTGGGACACGTTACCTTTTGAAGAGCATGAAGGAATTGGAAGCAATAAAAAAGACGAACTTTAA
- the LOC109603114 gene encoding exocyst complex component 4 produces MDQSPPIKPPRGVKPVKETSGLLMSVIRTLSSTETNEQRDREKAKLEAEYKSCDLKLDSLVSKHEGDLSKVLQLFGNISQIVTENRDKIRKVKENLKECKRKLHCRRDELKNLWLEGLQYKYMLELLEEIEKMNEVPSRLATYMSHKHYLHATKLLVEAVTLGRDTLEGVESLKELSTELEERKEQLHLQLFAELKEHLYTKPSQLVLTLRRQGSGRDGFPINSPLQRSTELRSSGRNRSALFRNNFDDESNVEFELNDKFDVEEDLDLTHPENNSKYFVAILVKSLCLLDKLPYAIEEIKKNMQNTLMQIVQRSTQHVKNYVDSQNNNKVALKDLFQILFDQFKEVAQAHLIFLNCLDKASKAHNLSLNTYNMFFYWNKVQTVMQLLLMDYLDVQNTSSDLQISSTAEVSDINSYFSRRKQQSKKKSLFKFDGSSSALTLSSTLKSSSDVGKVLICNPHPNNILVIFIPLMSFIEEMEQPMNIRQKSSLHDFINQYVTNSYLKQKSDEILNQIDTLVRSAEAWKATVLLNVTSDYKPLLESCVSVERCIREWRTVLKSLPMYSEIIASYAYIALKEYKDTCYAAYRGIVQPHSEDKRICSAAWLKDEDISRFLKSLPNWLNLKGQQEYQARTERTKRVLKRDQPSEEESPEDVRQRNRREAEILANNLGEGGVAASEILSDMSLLKELAQLQESMEWFSVRMFEFTSKFRQEPSSLSPSGNDGDAMQPVSSTTLQQLTSLAQEFDELANTCLLLLHLEVRVQCFHYLLAQTHHNKETHEPDPKVLELSRVLANVDEAMTSSLHARKCKYIFEGLGHLIAKILISSVQYMQHINEGGIQRMIRNIFALQQTLTNITMTREVALDHARHYFELFCLTPEEILNGIVEKGPQFSELEYMNALQLLNRSRSTKEIGSVTVHLERLSDILGEVGVTV; encoded by the exons ATGGACCAGTCGCCCCCAATAAAGCCCCCCCGGGGGGTGAAACCGGTGAAGGAAACG agTGGACTGTTGATGTCGGTAATAAGAACGTTGTCTTCCACCGAAACCAACGAACAGAGAGACAGGGAGAAGGCGAAACTGGAGGCCGAGTACAAGAGTTGCGACTTAAAGCTCGACAGTTTGGTTTCGAAGCATGAAGGGGACCTTTCCAAG GTACTTCAACTATTCGGTAATATATCTCAAATCGTCACGGAAAACCGGGATAAAATAAGGAAAGTGAAGGAAAACTTGAAGGAGTGTAAAAGGAAGCTACATTGTCGGAGGGATGAGTTAAAAAACCTTTGGCTTGAAGGGCTGCAGTACAAGTACATGTTGGAGCTGTTGGAGGAAAT aGAGAAAATGAATGAAGTCCCAAGTCGGTTGGCAACATACATGAGCCACAAGCACTATTTACACGCAACTAAATTACTTGTGGAGGCTGTCACTTTAGGCAGGGATACTTTGGAAGGTGTAGAGAGCCTGAAGGAGCTGAGCACGGAACTGGAGGAAAGGAAAGAG CAATTGCACCTGCAATTGTTCGCAGAATTGAAGGAGCACCTGTACACAAAACCGTCTCAACTCGTCCTGACGTTGAGGAGGCAAGGCTCGGGCAGGGACGGCTTCCCCATTAATTCACCGCTGCAGCGGAGCACAGAGCTTCGTTCCTCAGGACGTAACAGATCTGCCCTCTTTAGAAACAACTTCGACGATGAATC GAACGTGGAGTTTGAGTTGAACGACAAGTTCGACGTCGAAGAAGACTTAGATCTGACCCACCCCGAAAACAATTCCAAGTATTTCGTAGCTATTTTAGTCAAGAGTCTGTGTTTGTTAGACAAACTGCCATACGCAATAGAA gagattaagaaaaatatgcaaaacaCTTTGATGCAAATCGTGCAAAGGTCCACGCAACACGTAAAGAATTACGTGGACTCCCAGAACAACAATAAAGTAGCTTTAAAAgacttatttcaaattttgtttgatcAGTTCAAAGAAGTAGCACAAGcccacttaatatttttaaactgtttagaCAAAGCTTCAAAGGCCcacaatttaagtttaaatacgTACAACATGTTTTTTTACTGGAACAAAGTTCAAACTGTGATGCAACTTTTGTTAATGGATTACTTAGATGTACAAAACACTTCAAGTGATCTACAGATTAGTAGTACTGCTGAAGTTAGTGATATTAATTCGTATTTTTCAAGGAGGAAGCAACAAAG CAAAAAGAAATCGTTGTTTAAGTTTGATGGATCATCAAGTGCTCTTACTTTAAGCAGTACTTTAAAGTCGTCGTCTGATGTTGGCAAAGTACTGATATGCAACCCGCATCCTAACAACATTCTGGTGATATTTATTCCTTTGATGAGTTTTATTGAGGAAATGGAGCAACCCATGAATATTAGACAAAA GAGTAGCCTACATGATTTCATTAATCAATACGTCACCAACTCATATTTGAAACAGAAATCTGATGAAATACTTAACCAAATAGATACATTAGTTAGATCTGCTGAAGCTTGGAAGGCCACAGTTCTTCTAAACGTGACATCTGACTATAAGCCACTGTTGGAG AGCTGTGTGTCGGTGGAGCGTTGCATAAGGGAGTGGCGTACCGTACTGAAGTCCCTACCCATGTACAGCGAAATAATCGCCTCCTACGCCTACATCGCATTGAAAGAATACAAAGACACCTGCTACGCCGCTTACAGAGGCATAGTTCAGCCACACTCAGAAGACAAACGCATATGCAGTGCGGCTTGGCTGAAGGACGAGGACATCAGCAGATTCCTCAA GTCACTACCCAACTGGTTGAACCTCAAGGGCCAGCAGGAGTACCAGGCGAGAACCGAGCGCACCAAACGCGTATTGAAAAGGGACCAACCCTCCGAAGAGGAGAGCCCCGAGGACGTGAGGCAAAGGAACCGCCGCGAGGCGGAGATCCTGGCCAACAATTTGGGTGAAGGCGGGGTGGCCGCCAGCGAAATCCTCTCCGACAT GTCGCTGCTGAAGGAGCTGGCCCAGCTGCAGGAGAGCATGGAGTGGTTCTCGGTGCGCATGTTCGAGTTCACCAGCAAGTTCCGGCAGGAACCGTCCAGTTTGTCACCCTCTGGTAACGACGGTGATGCGATGCAACCCGTTTCCTCCACCACGCTGCAGCAACTCACCAGTCTGGCGCAGGAGTTCGACGAACTGGCCAACACTTGTCTGCTGCTGTTGCACTTAGAA GTGAGGGTGCAGTGCTTCCATTACTTGCTGGCGCAGACGCACCACAACAAAGAAACCCACGAGCCGGACCCCAAAGTGCTCGAGTTGAGTCGAGTTTTGGCCAACGTTGATGAGGCCATGACTTCCAGCTTACACGCAAGGAAATGCAAG TACATATTCGAAGGCCTGGGACACCTGATAGCCAAAATCCTGATCAGCTCAGTCCAATACATGCAGCACATCAATGAGGGTGGCATACAGCGCATGATCAGAAATATTTTCGCCCTCCAGCAAACATTGACCAACATAACAATGACGAGGGAGGTGGCGCTGGATCACGCCCGCCACTACTTTGAGCTCTTCTGCCTCACACCAGAG GAGATTTTGAACGGAATAGTGGAGAAAGGGCCCCAATTTTCTGAATTGGAGTACATGAACGCCCTACAGTTGCTGAATAGAAGCAGGTCAACTAAAGAAATTGGGTCTGTGACTGTTCATTTGGAACGACTGTCGGATATATTGGGTGAAGTTGGAGTTACTGTCTAA